In Hippoglossus stenolepis isolate QCI-W04-F060 chromosome 5, HSTE1.2, whole genome shotgun sequence, one genomic interval encodes:
- the dennd11 gene encoding DENN domain-containing protein 11 produces the protein MVKQSDRAPLLDWEEIPPPPDPSQAGPLQPPPLTEDAPAGKSSKAPGGTAPGPGWGTATKTKICSPSKAVTAVVASGDRSPGRPLTDPRGPGWTRPEPLGADRRVPFPGLSVRDQWEEKDQIVAVFVVTFDTRSGNMVEWCLPHDINLDGVEFKSMASGSHRITSDFIYFRKGCYFGLACFANMPVDSELERGARMKSVGILSPSYTLLYRYMHFLENQVRLQLKCPGQYSPLEAFYEDKKAVLPPTGNGLVTACPTWSVTTINRCMHPEMKITHPAGCMSQFIQFFGEQIMVLWKFALLRKRLLIFSPPPVGVVCYRVYCLCCLANVSLPGVGVSVPELRPYFYINIADITTLETEMSYVACTTEKIFEEKKDLYDVYIDNQNVKTHRSHLQPLLRLNAADKEKYRKLSEQRQLLLYSQEVDGDCTSNEEDLFILFFMELNNRIFQTLSEVAGSSDPTLTADHVRAMGLDPQCDRSFLLDLLEVYGIDVALVIDNLCCS, from the exons ATGGTGAAGCAGTCGGACCGAGCCCCGCTGCTGgactgggaggagatccccccGCCGCCCGACCCCAGCCAGGCGGGCCCGCTGCAGCCGCCGCCGCTGACAGAGGACGCTCCGGCGGGGAAAAGTTCGAAGGCACCCGGCGGGACCGCGCCTGGTCCTGGGTGGGGCACCGCAACAAAAACCAAGATCTGCAGCCCGTCCAAGGCGGTCACAGCTGTTGTTGCCAGCGGGGACCGGAGCCCGGGCCGCCCGCTGACGGATCCCCGCGGGCCGGGGTGGACTCGTCCGGAGCCTCTGGGAGCGGATCGTCGTGTTCCCTTCCCCGGCCTCTCGGTGAGGGATCAGTGGGAGGAGAAGGACCAGATCGTGGCTGTGTTTGTGGTCACGTTCGATACGAGATCAG gGAACATGGTGGAGTGGTGCCTGCCTCATGACATCAACCTTGACGGAGTGGAATTCAAGTCGATGGCCAGTGGCTCTCACCGGATCACCAGTGACTTCAT TTATTTCCGTAAAGGCTGTTACTTCGGCCTGGCCTGTTTCGCCAACATGCCTGTGGACAGTGAGCTGGAGAGGGGGGCGAGGATGAAGTCTGTGGGAATTCTGTCTCCGTCCTACACCCTGCTGTACCGCTACATGCACTTCCTGGAGAACCAAGTCCG ACTCCAGTTGAAGTGTCCAGGCCAGTATTCTCCACTGGAGGCCTTCTACGAGGACAAGAAGGCCGTCCTTCCCCCGACAGGAAATGGCCTGGTCACCGCTTGTCCGACCTGGAGTGTCACCACCATCAACCGCTGCATGCACCCAGAAATGAAG ATCACCCACCCTGCGGGCTGCATGTCCCAGTTCATCCAGTTCTTCGGGGAGCAGATCATGGTGCTGTGGAAGTTTGCGTTGCTGAGGAAACgtctcctcatcttctccccTCCGCCTGTAGGTGTGGTCTGCTACAGGG TTTACTGCCTTTGCTGCCTGGCCAACGTGTCTCTACCTGGAGTCGGCGTCTCTGTGCCTGAGTTGCGTCCGTACTTCTACATCAACATAGCCGACATCACCACACTGGAAACAGAGATGTCATATGTGGCCT GTACCACAGAGAAGATCTTTGAGGAGAAGAAGGATCTGTACGACGTCTACATCGATAACCagaatgtgaaaacacacaggagcCATTTGCAGCCGCTGCTCCGGCTGAACGCGGCGGACAAGGAGAAGTACAGGAAACTGAGTGAGCAGAG acaaCTGCTGCTGTACTCGCAGGAGGTGGACGGAGACTGCACGTCTAACGAGGAGGATCTTTTCATTCT ATTCTTCATGGAGCTGAACAACCGCATCTTCCAGACCCTGTCCGAGGTGGCAGGGAGCTCTGACCCCACCCTAACCGCTGATCACGTGAGAGCCATGGGGCTGGATCCCCAGTGTGACCGCTCCTTCCTGCTCGACCTGCTGGAGGTGTACGGTATCGACGTCGCCCTGGTCATAGACAACCTCTGTTGCTCCTGA
- the wee2 gene encoding wee1-like protein kinase 2 isoform X3, whose amino-acid sequence MERVTRCAAAGCGSCSAAALRVFSVDLSHIHDRAALPPCLTVVMTSVTSAHVSAPRMMMLFEEISQQLDFSSCGEEGSSSDNSSDDFAPSIRSPRIHSPSIRSPRIRSPRIHSPSIRSPRNHSPRIHSPSSACRTPRVQRHRGRSHTLSSPFQCTSPIPYTSWSKLRLCDSPSTPKSLLSKSSQPCSSSKISCKQRSLHFASAAANPFQAPSVNVNPFTPDTVRRNSEQQWRSSCRSDEDDDYGHRMKHSLTSSEEDDEAFLPRKRRAIQTLMLSRYEGEFLELECIGVGEFGAVYKCVKRLDGCWYAIKRSRRPLAGSANEQLALKEVYAHAVLGHHPHVVRYYSAWAEDDHMIIQNEYCDGGSLGDAIVKKQVQCELFSEAELKDLLLQVSMGLKYIHSTGLVHLDIKPSNIFICQRPCPTAAGEGESEEEDDRSAPAGVIFKIGDLGHVTSSSSPQVEEGDSRFLASEILHEDYSHLPKADIFALGLTVLLAAGAPPLPQNGDEWHSLREGKLPELPQELSPPFRGLIQLLLDPDQRKRPSARELCKHTVLRDERTGRLATQLRRELNVEKFRTAMLEKELQEARQAALSPKQSLPPGLKAPAKMGSLPKSGRRLVGRSTARSMSYDFPGYGV is encoded by the exons ATGGAGCGGGTTACACGGTGCGCTGCTGCCGGCTGTGGATCATGTTCTGCGGCCGCTCTCCGGGTGTTTTCTGTGGATCTGAGTCACATCCACGATCgagctgctcttcctccctgtctcaCTGTTGTGATGACGTCGGTCACTTCCGCCCACGTGTCT GCCCCAagaatgatgatgttgtttgaggAGATCAGCCAGCAGCTGGACTTCTCTAGCTGTGGAgaggagggcagcagcagcgacaACAGCTCTGATGACTTCGCCCCCAGCATCCGCAGTCCCAGGATCCATAGTCCCAGCATCCGCAGTCCCAGGATCCGCAGTCCCAGAATCCACAGTCCCAGCATCCGCAGTCCTAGAAACCACAGTCCCAGGATCCACAGTCCCAGCTCGGCATGCAGGACACCCAGGGTGCAACGCCACCGTGGCAGGAGCCACACCTTGTCTTCCCCTTTCCAGTGCACCAGCCCCATACCGTACACCTCCTGGAGTAAACTTAGGCTCTGTGACTCCCCCAGCACGCCAAAG AGTCTGCTCTCGAAGTCGTCCCAGCCTTGCTCCAGCTCTAAGATAAGTTGCAAACAGAGGAGCCTTCATTTCGCCTCGGCTGCTGCAAACCCCTTCCAGGCGCCTTCTGTCAACGTTAATCCCTTCACCCCCGACACTGTCCGCAGGAacagtgagcagcagtggaggagcagctgcaggagtgaTGAAGATGACGACTATGGACACAG GATGAAACACAGCCTAACGTCATCTGAGGAGGACGATGAGGCCTTCCTCCCACGAAAG AGACGAGCCATCCAAACCCTCATGCTGTCACGTTATGAGGGCGAGTTCCTGGAGCTGGAGTGCATCGGCGTGGGCGAGTTTGGAGCCGTGTACAAGTGTGTGAAGAGGCTGGATGGTTGCTGGTACGCCATAAAACGCTCTCGACGACCCCTCGCAGGCTCTGCCAATGA GCAGCTGGCCCTAAAGGAAGTATATGCACATGCTGTTCTTGGGCACCACCCACATGTGGTTCGTTATTACTCAGCATGGGCAGAGGACGATCACATGATTATTCAGAATGAATACTGTGATG GTGGAAGCCTCGGTGATGCCATCGTGAAGAAGCAGGTGCAGTGTGAGCTGTTCTCAGAGGCAGAGTTGAAAGATCTGCTCTTACAAGTGTCCATGGGTCTGAAATACATCCACAGCACAGGCCTGGTGCACTTGGACATCAAGCCAA gtaatatatttatttgccaGCGTCCCTGCCCAACGGCGGCAGGCGAgggggagagtgaggaggaagatgacagGAGCGCTCCCGCAGGAGTCATTTTCAAAATTG GGGATCTGGGTCACGTGACATCAAGCAGCAGTCCTCAAGTTGAGGAAGGGGATAGCCGCTTTCTGGCCAGTGAGATCCTGCATGAG GATTACAGCCACCTCCCCAAGGCTGACATCTTTGCTCTGGGCCTCACGGTGCTGCTCGCAGCTggggctcctcctctgcctcaaaACGGAGATGAGTGGCACAGCCTTCGAGAGGGGAAGCTGCCGGAGCTGCCGCAGGAGCTCTCACCTCCCTTCAGAGGCCTTATACAG TTGTTACTGGATCCAGACCAGAGGAAGCGTCCATCTGCCAGGGAGCTTTGCAAGCACACAGTGTTGAGGGATGAGAGGACTGGGAGGCTGGCCACTCAGCTGCGTAGAGAGCTCAACGTGGAGAAGTTCAGGACGGCCATGCTTGAGAA AGAGCTCCAGGAGGCTCGTCAGGCAGCACTGTCCCCCAAGCAGAGCCTCCCTCCTGGGCTGAAAGCTCCTGCCAAGATGGGCTCTCTACCCAAATCAGGGAGGAGACTTGTTGGTCGGAGCACAGCTCGATCCATGAGCTACGATTTCCCTGGATATGGAGTCtga
- the wee2 gene encoding wee1-like protein kinase 2 isoform X1, with product MFCGRSPGVFCGSESHPRSSCSSSLSHCCDDVGHFRPRAPRMMMLFEEISQQLDFSSCGEEGSSSDNSSDDFAPSIRSPRIHSPSIRSPRIRSPRIHSPSIRSPRNHSPRIHSPSSACRTPRVQRHRGRSHTLSSPFQCTSPIPYTSWSKLRLCDSPSTPKSLLSKSSQPCSSSKISCKQRSLHFASAAANPFQAPSVNVNPFTPDTVRRNSEQQWRSSCRSDEDDDYGHRMKHSLTSSEEDDEAFLPRKRRAIQTLMLSRYEGEFLELECIGVGEFGAVYKCVKRLDGCWYAIKRSRRPLAGSANEQLALKEVYAHAVLGHHPHVVRYYSAWAEDDHMIIQNEYCDGGSLGDAIVKKQVQCELFSEAELKDLLLQVSMGLKYIHSTGLVHLDIKPSNIFICQRPCPTAAGEGESEEEDDRSAPAGVIFKIGDLGHVTSSSSPQVEEGDSRFLASEILHEDYSHLPKADIFALGLTVLLAAGAPPLPQNGDEWHSLREGKLPELPQELSPPFRGLIQLLLDPDQRKRPSARELCKHTVLRDERTGRLATQLRRELNVEKFRTAMLEKELQEARQAALSPKQSLPPGLKAPAKMGSLPKSGRRLVGRSTARSMSYDFPGYGV from the exons ATGTTCTGCGGCCGCTCTCCGGGTGTTTTCTGTGGATCTGAGTCACATCCACGATCgagctgctcttcctccctgtctcaCTGTTGTGATGACGTCGGTCACTTCCGCCCACGT GCCCCAagaatgatgatgttgtttgaggAGATCAGCCAGCAGCTGGACTTCTCTAGCTGTGGAgaggagggcagcagcagcgacaACAGCTCTGATGACTTCGCCCCCAGCATCCGCAGTCCCAGGATCCATAGTCCCAGCATCCGCAGTCCCAGGATCCGCAGTCCCAGAATCCACAGTCCCAGCATCCGCAGTCCTAGAAACCACAGTCCCAGGATCCACAGTCCCAGCTCGGCATGCAGGACACCCAGGGTGCAACGCCACCGTGGCAGGAGCCACACCTTGTCTTCCCCTTTCCAGTGCACCAGCCCCATACCGTACACCTCCTGGAGTAAACTTAGGCTCTGTGACTCCCCCAGCACGCCAAAG AGTCTGCTCTCGAAGTCGTCCCAGCCTTGCTCCAGCTCTAAGATAAGTTGCAAACAGAGGAGCCTTCATTTCGCCTCGGCTGCTGCAAACCCCTTCCAGGCGCCTTCTGTCAACGTTAATCCCTTCACCCCCGACACTGTCCGCAGGAacagtgagcagcagtggaggagcagctgcaggagtgaTGAAGATGACGACTATGGACACAG GATGAAACACAGCCTAACGTCATCTGAGGAGGACGATGAGGCCTTCCTCCCACGAAAG AGACGAGCCATCCAAACCCTCATGCTGTCACGTTATGAGGGCGAGTTCCTGGAGCTGGAGTGCATCGGCGTGGGCGAGTTTGGAGCCGTGTACAAGTGTGTGAAGAGGCTGGATGGTTGCTGGTACGCCATAAAACGCTCTCGACGACCCCTCGCAGGCTCTGCCAATGA GCAGCTGGCCCTAAAGGAAGTATATGCACATGCTGTTCTTGGGCACCACCCACATGTGGTTCGTTATTACTCAGCATGGGCAGAGGACGATCACATGATTATTCAGAATGAATACTGTGATG GTGGAAGCCTCGGTGATGCCATCGTGAAGAAGCAGGTGCAGTGTGAGCTGTTCTCAGAGGCAGAGTTGAAAGATCTGCTCTTACAAGTGTCCATGGGTCTGAAATACATCCACAGCACAGGCCTGGTGCACTTGGACATCAAGCCAA gtaatatatttatttgccaGCGTCCCTGCCCAACGGCGGCAGGCGAgggggagagtgaggaggaagatgacagGAGCGCTCCCGCAGGAGTCATTTTCAAAATTG GGGATCTGGGTCACGTGACATCAAGCAGCAGTCCTCAAGTTGAGGAAGGGGATAGCCGCTTTCTGGCCAGTGAGATCCTGCATGAG GATTACAGCCACCTCCCCAAGGCTGACATCTTTGCTCTGGGCCTCACGGTGCTGCTCGCAGCTggggctcctcctctgcctcaaaACGGAGATGAGTGGCACAGCCTTCGAGAGGGGAAGCTGCCGGAGCTGCCGCAGGAGCTCTCACCTCCCTTCAGAGGCCTTATACAG TTGTTACTGGATCCAGACCAGAGGAAGCGTCCATCTGCCAGGGAGCTTTGCAAGCACACAGTGTTGAGGGATGAGAGGACTGGGAGGCTGGCCACTCAGCTGCGTAGAGAGCTCAACGTGGAGAAGTTCAGGACGGCCATGCTTGAGAA AGAGCTCCAGGAGGCTCGTCAGGCAGCACTGTCCCCCAAGCAGAGCCTCCCTCCTGGGCTGAAAGCTCCTGCCAAGATGGGCTCTCTACCCAAATCAGGGAGGAGACTTGTTGGTCGGAGCACAGCTCGATCCATGAGCTACGATTTCCCTGGATATGGAGTCtga
- the wee2 gene encoding wee1-like protein kinase 2 isoform X2 has product MMMLFEEISQQLDFSSCGEEGSSSDNSSDDFAPSIRSPRIHSPSIRSPRIRSPRIHSPSIRSPRNHSPRIHSPSSACRTPRVQRHRGRSHTLSSPFQCTSPIPYTSWSKLRLCDSPSTPKSLLSKSSQPCSSSKISCKQRSLHFASAAANPFQAPSVNVNPFTPDTVRRNSEQQWRSSCRSDEDDDYGHRMKHSLTSSEEDDEAFLPRKRRAIQTLMLSRYEGEFLELECIGVGEFGAVYKCVKRLDGCWYAIKRSRRPLAGSANEQLALKEVYAHAVLGHHPHVVRYYSAWAEDDHMIIQNEYCDGGSLGDAIVKKQVQCELFSEAELKDLLLQVSMGLKYIHSTGLVHLDIKPSNIFICQRPCPTAAGEGESEEEDDRSAPAGVIFKIGDLGHVTSSSSPQVEEGDSRFLASEILHEDYSHLPKADIFALGLTVLLAAGAPPLPQNGDEWHSLREGKLPELPQELSPPFRGLIQLLLDPDQRKRPSARELCKHTVLRDERTGRLATQLRRELNVEKFRTAMLEKELQEARQAALSPKQSLPPGLKAPAKMGSLPKSGRRLVGRSTARSMSYDFPGYGV; this is encoded by the exons atgatgatgttgtttgaggAGATCAGCCAGCAGCTGGACTTCTCTAGCTGTGGAgaggagggcagcagcagcgacaACAGCTCTGATGACTTCGCCCCCAGCATCCGCAGTCCCAGGATCCATAGTCCCAGCATCCGCAGTCCCAGGATCCGCAGTCCCAGAATCCACAGTCCCAGCATCCGCAGTCCTAGAAACCACAGTCCCAGGATCCACAGTCCCAGCTCGGCATGCAGGACACCCAGGGTGCAACGCCACCGTGGCAGGAGCCACACCTTGTCTTCCCCTTTCCAGTGCACCAGCCCCATACCGTACACCTCCTGGAGTAAACTTAGGCTCTGTGACTCCCCCAGCACGCCAAAG AGTCTGCTCTCGAAGTCGTCCCAGCCTTGCTCCAGCTCTAAGATAAGTTGCAAACAGAGGAGCCTTCATTTCGCCTCGGCTGCTGCAAACCCCTTCCAGGCGCCTTCTGTCAACGTTAATCCCTTCACCCCCGACACTGTCCGCAGGAacagtgagcagcagtggaggagcagctgcaggagtgaTGAAGATGACGACTATGGACACAG GATGAAACACAGCCTAACGTCATCTGAGGAGGACGATGAGGCCTTCCTCCCACGAAAG AGACGAGCCATCCAAACCCTCATGCTGTCACGTTATGAGGGCGAGTTCCTGGAGCTGGAGTGCATCGGCGTGGGCGAGTTTGGAGCCGTGTACAAGTGTGTGAAGAGGCTGGATGGTTGCTGGTACGCCATAAAACGCTCTCGACGACCCCTCGCAGGCTCTGCCAATGA GCAGCTGGCCCTAAAGGAAGTATATGCACATGCTGTTCTTGGGCACCACCCACATGTGGTTCGTTATTACTCAGCATGGGCAGAGGACGATCACATGATTATTCAGAATGAATACTGTGATG GTGGAAGCCTCGGTGATGCCATCGTGAAGAAGCAGGTGCAGTGTGAGCTGTTCTCAGAGGCAGAGTTGAAAGATCTGCTCTTACAAGTGTCCATGGGTCTGAAATACATCCACAGCACAGGCCTGGTGCACTTGGACATCAAGCCAA gtaatatatttatttgccaGCGTCCCTGCCCAACGGCGGCAGGCGAgggggagagtgaggaggaagatgacagGAGCGCTCCCGCAGGAGTCATTTTCAAAATTG GGGATCTGGGTCACGTGACATCAAGCAGCAGTCCTCAAGTTGAGGAAGGGGATAGCCGCTTTCTGGCCAGTGAGATCCTGCATGAG GATTACAGCCACCTCCCCAAGGCTGACATCTTTGCTCTGGGCCTCACGGTGCTGCTCGCAGCTggggctcctcctctgcctcaaaACGGAGATGAGTGGCACAGCCTTCGAGAGGGGAAGCTGCCGGAGCTGCCGCAGGAGCTCTCACCTCCCTTCAGAGGCCTTATACAG TTGTTACTGGATCCAGACCAGAGGAAGCGTCCATCTGCCAGGGAGCTTTGCAAGCACACAGTGTTGAGGGATGAGAGGACTGGGAGGCTGGCCACTCAGCTGCGTAGAGAGCTCAACGTGGAGAAGTTCAGGACGGCCATGCTTGAGAA AGAGCTCCAGGAGGCTCGTCAGGCAGCACTGTCCCCCAAGCAGAGCCTCCCTCCTGGGCTGAAAGCTCCTGCCAAGATGGGCTCTCTACCCAAATCAGGGAGGAGACTTGTTGGTCGGAGCACAGCTCGATCCATGAGCTACGATTTCCCTGGATATGGAGTCtga
- the bida gene encoding BH3 interacting domain death agonist codes for MDNLGMDVTGGSSAALVILAFLQADCRGSEFRKELLSLGNEFHLTRDINCNGPRIEPAEDGDLETDGHLAECVRMDLRDIQPVVGPQWQWNHDALADIQQVADELREIADQLQARVTARATRNLMRNTSDSQSEQWRTHLTSEVERIMRDGTGLEHLPQERVFMALTLTLVKGVCEQAPQLLRSLFNAALQFISPVWAR; via the exons ATGGACAACCTGGGGATGGATGTGACCGGGGGTTCGAGCGCCGCCCTGGTCATTCTGGCCTTCCTCCAGGCGGACTGTCGCGGCTCAGAGTTCCGGAAGGAGCTGCTCTCTCTGGGCAACGAGTTCCACCTCACCCGGGACATCAACTGCAACGGCCCCCGGATCGAGCCCGCGGAGGACGGGGACCTGGAGACCGACGGTCACCTGGCCGAATGTGTCCGAATGGATCTGCGCGATATCCAGCCTGTGGTGGGGCCGCAGTGGCAAT GGAACCATGACGCTCTAGCCGACATTCAGCAGGTGGCGGATGAGCTGAGAGAAATCGCAGACCAGCTCCAGGCAAGGGTCACGGCCCGGGCCACCAGGAACCTGATGAGGAACACATCAGACTCCCAGTCTGAG CAGTGGAGAACCCACCTGACCTCGGAGGTAGAGCGGATAATGAGGGACGGCACTGGTCTGGAGCATCTACCTCAGGAGCGGGTCTTCATGGCCCTCACGCTCACCCTGGTTAAAGGAGTGTGTGAACAGGCCCCACAGCTTCTGAGGAGCCTCTTCAACGCGGCACTGCAGTTCATCAGCCCCGTCTGGGCCAGGTGA